In the genome of Paenibacillus pabuli, one region contains:
- a CDS encoding thioredoxin family protein: MKEVNDITSIEMLEGMIQQKELVFLYVSRPECSVCHALFPKIKALLEPYPMLHLVHVNANEVEEVASRFLIFTVPTMLMLVNQKEYIRTDRFVRFDRLEEQVQQIYHMHTQNGE, encoded by the coding sequence ATGAAAGAGGTTAATGATATCACATCCATAGAAATGCTTGAAGGGATGATTCAACAAAAAGAATTGGTTTTTCTGTACGTATCACGACCAGAATGCAGTGTATGTCACGCTTTGTTCCCCAAGATTAAGGCGTTGCTGGAGCCTTATCCGATGCTGCATCTGGTACACGTTAACGCTAACGAGGTGGAAGAGGTGGCTTCCAGATTTCTTATTTTTACAGTGCCCACAATGCTTATGCTGGTGAACCAGAAGGAATACATTCGAACCGATCGTTTTGTTCGCTTCGATCGATTGGAAGAACAGGTGCAGCAGATTTATCATATGCACACCCAGAATGGGGAATAG
- a CDS encoding LacI family DNA-binding transcriptional regulator, producing the protein MGKITIKDVAREAGVSISTVSNALNGVDVLNPETKSHVLKVAERLNYVPNLNGKLLKSGQTKMLGFFTTSVSGPYFYKLVESMSRECDRLGYGLNVFVTKDKQVIMSNILGRRVDGVIIYEELRIDEQDIVAMEKDKIKAVFLDRVYQSETMGSVIFDSYVAGYEATKYLIGLGHKKIAYISGVDTMFDSNQRRDGYLAALHEYQLPLDDDYIIQGYFEEEGTYSAIKSFLHLHPGKLPDAFLAGNDVSAIGCIQALKSHGFEVPQDVSVVGFDDIDIAQYFSPPLSTVRNQIARQGILAVNHLVRMIKKKEHGVSEKLAGELIIRGSSHVKIDRSGYLT; encoded by the coding sequence ATGGGAAAGATTACGATTAAAGATGTTGCACGTGAAGCCGGTGTATCCATTTCTACAGTTTCCAACGCCTTGAACGGCGTAGATGTCTTAAACCCGGAGACAAAATCACATGTCCTGAAGGTGGCAGAGCGTTTAAACTACGTTCCCAACCTGAACGGCAAGCTGTTGAAATCCGGACAAACCAAAATGCTGGGCTTTTTCACCACAAGTGTGTCGGGTCCCTATTTCTATAAGCTGGTTGAATCCATGTCTCGTGAATGCGATCGTCTGGGTTACGGGCTGAATGTGTTTGTGACCAAGGATAAGCAGGTCATTATGAGTAATATTCTCGGACGGCGAGTGGATGGCGTCATCATCTACGAAGAACTGCGGATTGATGAGCAGGACATTGTCGCTATGGAGAAAGACAAAATCAAGGCTGTATTTCTGGATCGGGTCTATCAGAGCGAGACGATGGGAAGCGTCATTTTTGACTCCTATGTGGCAGGGTATGAAGCGACAAAGTATTTAATTGGACTGGGTCACAAAAAAATTGCCTACATATCCGGTGTTGACACCATGTTTGACAGTAATCAGCGTCGAGATGGTTACCTGGCTGCTTTGCATGAGTATCAACTTCCGCTGGATGATGATTACATTATTCAGGGATATTTTGAGGAAGAGGGCACATATAGTGCGATAAAATCATTCCTTCATCTGCATCCTGGCAAGCTGCCTGATGCTTTTCTGGCAGGAAATGATGTGAGCGCCATTGGCTGCATCCAGGCCTTGAAGTCTCATGGCTTCGAAGTTCCTCAGGATGTAAGTGTAGTAGGCTTCGATGATATTGATATTGCCCAATACTTTTCTCCACCATTAAGCACCGTAAGAAACCAGATTGCAAGGCAGGGTATCCTGGCGGTCAACCATCTGGTTCGCATGATCAAGAAGAAGGAACATGGCGTTTCAGAGAAACTGGCGGGTGAACTTATTATACGGGGTTCAAGTCATGTGAAGATCGACCGGAGTGGTTATTTAACATAG
- a CDS encoding sugar O-acetyltransferase, protein MTEKEKSQLGLLYNANYDKELIDERLHAKGLCYEYNQLHPAKITEREALLKKLLGKTTDRFLIEQPFVCDYGYNIEIGENFYSNHNIVMLDGAKIRFGDNVFVAPNCGFYTAGHPFDVEQRNEGLEIVGPITVGNNVWIGGGVTVLAGVTIGDNTIIGAGSVVTRDIPSDVIAAGNPCRVIRKITEADKTKYKRS, encoded by the coding sequence ATGACAGAAAAAGAGAAATCACAACTGGGACTGCTGTATAATGCAAATTACGACAAAGAATTGATTGATGAGCGTTTGCACGCAAAGGGACTTTGTTACGAGTATAATCAGCTTCATCCAGCCAAAATTACCGAGAGAGAAGCGCTCCTCAAAAAACTGCTTGGAAAAACAACGGATCGTTTCCTGATCGAGCAGCCGTTTGTATGTGATTACGGCTATAACATTGAAATTGGTGAGAACTTCTATAGCAATCATAATATCGTTATGTTGGATGGAGCCAAAATCCGTTTTGGTGACAACGTATTTGTTGCTCCGAATTGTGGATTCTATACTGCTGGTCATCCTTTTGATGTGGAACAACGAAACGAAGGCCTTGAAATTGTAGGTCCCATCACAGTGGGTAATAATGTTTGGATTGGTGGCGGGGTGACCGTTCTTGCGGGTGTAACTATTGGAGATAACACCATCATTGGGGCAGGTAGTGTAGTTACCAGGGACATACCTTCTGATGTAATTGCTGCAGGTAATCCATGCAGAGTTATTCGCAAAATAACGGAAGCAGACAAAACGAAGTATAAAAGAAGCTAA
- a CDS encoding sugar O-acetyltransferase, which produces MSNITTKSEKQKMIDGELYLASDPQLSQDREYARRMTRMYNQTTETDGELRTKVLKELLGSTGEHLSMEPNIHFDYGYNIHVGEHFYTNFNCTILDVCEVRIGDNCLMGPDVHIYTATHPLNPFERITGAEYGKPVTIGNNVWIGGRAVINPGVTIGNNVVIASGAVVTKDVPDNMIVGGNPARIIKEIEL; this is translated from the coding sequence ATGAGCAATATCACAACAAAATCGGAAAAACAAAAAATGATCGATGGTGAGCTGTACTTGGCTTCCGATCCCCAATTGTCTCAAGACAGGGAATATGCAAGAAGAATGACACGTATGTACAATCAGACGACAGAAACAGATGGCGAGCTCCGTACAAAGGTATTAAAAGAGCTGTTGGGTTCAACGGGTGAACATCTGAGCATGGAACCGAATATTCATTTTGACTATGGATACAACATTCATGTTGGAGAACATTTCTATACCAATTTTAACTGTACGATACTCGACGTATGTGAAGTGCGTATTGGAGACAACTGTTTAATGGGACCTGACGTCCACATATACACCGCCACGCATCCCTTGAATCCATTCGAACGGATCACAGGTGCAGAGTATGGAAAGCCGGTTACCATCGGGAATAATGTATGGATCGGAGGCAGGGCAGTCATTAATCCAGGGGTCACCATCGGCAATAACGTTGTTATTGCTTCCGGTGCCGTAGTCACCAAAGATGTTCCGGATAACATGATTGTTGGTGGGAATCCTGCTAGAATCATTAAAGAGATTGAACTTTAA
- a CDS encoding carbohydrate ABC transporter permease — protein MNGKVAKEDLDSRIFDTLNIILLVICTVIIVVPLWNVIISSFSSGKALAEGGFIFWSPEFSLENYRAVFNDSSIWQAFFISVSKTTIGVVTHVFFCAMVGYGLSKKYIRGRKLYVAMGVITMFFSGGMIPTYLLIKSLGLLNSFWVYIIPALFSFYDVVILMNFFRNVPDSLEESAKIDGAGDWHIFLKIFIPLSMPAMATIALFNGVGQWNDFMTTKLYITDQSLYPLQMMLYEIIVQSQTQSMQNIGGSAVIETTTKGVQLATIVITTLPIVLIYPVLQRYFISGMMLGAVKE, from the coding sequence GTGAATGGAAAGGTGGCTAAAGAAGATCTCGATAGTCGGATCTTTGATACCTTAAATATTATTTTACTCGTTATTTGTACTGTCATTATTGTGGTTCCGCTCTGGAATGTTATCATCTCTTCTTTTAGCTCGGGCAAGGCTTTGGCGGAAGGTGGGTTCATCTTCTGGTCACCGGAGTTCTCGCTGGAGAATTACAGAGCTGTGTTCAACGATTCGAGCATCTGGCAAGCGTTTTTCATCTCCGTATCCAAAACAACAATCGGTGTCGTTACACACGTGTTTTTCTGCGCCATGGTCGGTTACGGCCTGAGCAAAAAGTACATACGTGGCCGTAAACTGTACGTGGCCATGGGGGTTATCACGATGTTCTTCTCTGGCGGAATGATCCCAACGTACCTGTTGATTAAATCCCTTGGCCTGCTTAACAGCTTCTGGGTGTACATTATTCCGGCATTGTTCAGCTTCTATGATGTCGTCATTCTAATGAATTTCTTCCGGAATGTACCTGATTCCCTGGAGGAGTCAGCCAAAATCGATGGTGCGGGAGATTGGCATATTTTCCTGAAAATCTTCATCCCGCTATCCATGCCAGCGATGGCAACCATTGCATTGTTCAATGGAGTTGGGCAATGGAATGACTTTATGACAACCAAGTTGTACATTACCGATCAGTCGCTGTATCCATTGCAGATGATGCTGTACGAGATTATCGTTCAGTCCCAGACGCAATCGATGCAAAATATCGGCGGGTCGGCAGTCATTGAAACAACGACTAAAGGGGTACAACTGGCCACGATTGTTATTACCACACTGCCGATCGTATTGATCTATCCCGTACTACAAAGATATTTTATCTCCGGCATGATGCTGGGTGCTGTCAAGGAGTAA
- a CDS encoding glycoside hydrolase family 1 protein, producing the protein MSQSQYPSFNFPENFLWGGAIAANQAEGAYNLGGKGLSTQDVAPKGIMGPITEEPTEDNMKLIGIDLYHRYKEDIKLFAEMGFKVFRTSIAWSRIFPKGDELEPNEEGLQFYDDLFDECLKYGIEPLVTLSHYETPLHLSKEYDGWVNRKMVGFYERYVTTVFKRYQNKVKYWLTFNEINSILEAPFMSGGIYTPKEKLSKQDLYQAIHHEFVASASAVKLCHEIIPGAQIGCMMLSMPTYPLTPNPDDMIKVMEFEHSNYFFGDVHVRGRYPGYMKRYFRENGIQIQMEEGDEDMLLHTVDFISFSYYMSICQTADPDKQVAGEGNLLGGIPNPYLPASEWGWQIDPQGLRYVLNMFYDRYQKPLFIVENGLGAVDELITGSDGKKTVEDDYRIQYLNDHLVQVGEAIEDGVEVMGYTSWGCIDVVSASSAQLKKRYGYIYVDRHDDGSGTLERYRKKSFHWYKEVIGSNGKSLKR; encoded by the coding sequence ATGAGTCAATCTCAATATCCATCCTTTAATTTCCCTGAAAACTTCCTGTGGGGTGGGGCCATTGCCGCCAACCAGGCTGAAGGTGCATATAATCTAGGTGGTAAAGGTTTGTCCACACAGGATGTGGCTCCCAAAGGCATCATGGGTCCGATTACTGAAGAACCGACTGAAGATAACATGAAACTGATCGGGATCGACCTGTATCACCGTTATAAAGAGGACATCAAGCTATTCGCCGAGATGGGATTCAAGGTATTCCGCACTTCCATCGCTTGGTCCCGTATCTTCCCTAAGGGCGATGAACTGGAACCCAATGAAGAAGGTCTTCAATTCTATGATGATCTTTTTGACGAGTGTCTTAAATACGGAATCGAACCACTGGTCACCCTTTCACACTACGAGACACCTCTCCATCTCTCCAAGGAATACGACGGCTGGGTCAATCGGAAGATGGTCGGGTTCTACGAGCGTTATGTAACTACCGTATTCAAACGTTATCAAAATAAAGTGAAATACTGGCTCACATTTAACGAAATCAATTCAATTCTGGAAGCGCCTTTCATGAGTGGTGGGATCTACACACCAAAAGAAAAATTGAGCAAACAGGATCTTTATCAAGCGATACATCATGAGTTTGTAGCCAGTGCTTCTGCTGTGAAGCTTTGTCATGAGATCATTCCAGGTGCGCAGATTGGTTGTATGATGCTCAGTATGCCGACCTATCCGCTAACACCGAATCCCGATGACATGATTAAAGTGATGGAATTCGAACACAGCAATTATTTCTTCGGAGATGTGCATGTGAGAGGCCGCTATCCTGGATACATGAAACGTTACTTCCGTGAAAATGGAATCCAGATTCAGATGGAAGAGGGCGACGAAGACATGCTGCTCCATACCGTCGACTTCATTTCTTTCAGCTATTACATGAGTATCTGCCAAACGGCTGATCCAGACAAACAAGTTGCAGGTGAAGGTAACCTGCTTGGTGGCATACCTAACCCTTACTTGCCTGCAAGTGAGTGGGGATGGCAGATCGATCCGCAAGGACTGCGTTATGTGCTGAACATGTTCTATGACCGTTATCAGAAACCACTCTTTATTGTTGAAAATGGACTGGGCGCTGTGGACGAGCTCATTACCGGATCTGATGGTAAAAAGACCGTTGAAGATGACTATCGCATTCAGTATTTGAATGATCATCTTGTTCAGGTTGGGGAAGCCATTGAAGACGGCGTTGAAGTTATGGGTTATACGTCCTGGGGATGTATTGATGTAGTCAGTGCTTCGTCAGCACAATTGAAAAAACGTTATGGTTACATCTATGTTGATCGCCATGACGATGGTTCAGGAACACTCGAACGATATCGCAAAAAGTCGTTCCACTGGTACAAAGAAGTTATTGGCAGCAACGGCAAGAGCCTGAAACGTTAA
- a CDS encoding DUF3817 domain-containing protein, with protein MKTVTGRFRIAGIWEGISLLLLIFIAMPLKYFADISAPVTIMGMIHGILFPLYLIALVHLAVVKKWKALRWLMGLIAGLLPFGTFVFESYLRKRDWK; from the coding sequence ATGAAGACAGTGACAGGTCGATTCAGAATTGCAGGCATATGGGAAGGGATATCATTGCTGCTGCTGATTTTTATAGCTATGCCGCTAAAATATTTCGCTGATATATCCGCTCCTGTAACGATAATGGGCATGATTCACGGAATTCTGTTTCCGCTGTATCTGATTGCACTTGTGCATCTGGCAGTGGTGAAGAAATGGAAAGCTCTACGCTGGTTAATGGGCTTGATAGCGGGCTTGTTGCCTTTTGGAACATTTGTATTTGAGTCCTATCTTCGCAAGAGAGACTGGAAATAA
- a CDS encoding ABC transporter permease: protein MKEFVIDYRRQWEIQSMIIPGIIFMIIFCYIPIYGLTIAFKNYTVIDTLSSAPWVGLENFRIIMSDKYFWDAVVNTLGISFLKLGIGFVIPIILAIMIYELNSGRFKKFVQTISYLPHFLSWIVLGGMLITWFSTTGLFNQLLLSLGVISQPQNILLDAGKYWWIAVLSDIWKEAGWGTILYLAIMSKIDPTYYEAAKIDGASRLRQIWNITLPNMKSIISLNLILTVSGLLGSNLDQTLVLMNSQNRDKAEVINSYVYRMGMSQGDFSYATAVGLGVSIVSVILLVTANKITSKLNDNQSVL, encoded by the coding sequence ATGAAGGAGTTCGTCATTGATTACCGAAGACAATGGGAAATTCAATCAATGATTATACCTGGCATCATTTTTATGATTATTTTTTGTTACATTCCCATATACGGTTTGACGATTGCTTTTAAAAATTACACTGTCATTGATACGCTGTCTAGCGCACCATGGGTCGGCTTGGAAAATTTCCGAATCATTATGTCAGACAAATACTTCTGGGATGCCGTAGTGAATACGCTGGGGATCAGCTTTTTGAAATTGGGTATTGGGTTCGTCATTCCCATCATCCTCGCGATCATGATCTATGAATTAAACAGCGGTCGCTTCAAGAAATTTGTGCAAACGATTTCATATCTGCCTCACTTTCTGTCCTGGATTGTACTGGGCGGTATGCTTATCACCTGGTTTTCAACAACGGGATTGTTTAATCAGTTGTTACTTAGCTTGGGAGTAATCTCGCAACCGCAAAATATTTTGCTGGATGCAGGAAAGTATTGGTGGATTGCAGTCTTATCCGATATTTGGAAAGAGGCTGGCTGGGGAACGATTCTGTATTTGGCGATTATGTCGAAGATTGATCCAACGTATTACGAGGCAGCCAAAATTGATGGTGCAAGCCGTCTCAGACAAATCTGGAATATTACATTGCCCAACATGAAGTCGATCATTAGCCTTAATCTGATTCTTACTGTAAGCGGTTTACTCGGTTCCAATCTGGACCAGACGCTGGTTCTGATGAACTCGCAAAACCGTGATAAGGCAGAAGTTATCAATTCGTATGTATATCGTATGGGGATGTCACAGGGTGACTTTTCGTATGCTACCGCGGTTGGTCTGGGCGTCTCGATTGTGTCTGTTATTCTGCTGGTCACCGCGAACAAAATTACAAGCAAATTAAACGATAATCAATCTGTGCTGTAA
- a CDS encoding LacI family DNA-binding transcriptional regulator, whose translation MSKFDEIMKQSGYSKATVSRVINHSRHVSDEARQKITEIMKQLNYIPNRNAVSLSTGQTKQIGIVTSATNEIILTFMNQFIDTAMDYGFQTLIYTSRGDKEIELQAFEDLRSKRVDGLVIMTCVNHPDKLKAYCEYGPIVSWQRMGNDEIPSVAMDQAQGYRLALEHLVSKGYTRIANAFGRAESLNTQSRRQAYESFMEDYGLPILREAYQYSVFSSSDGEEAMRRMASGSELPQAVLCSNDYAAIGIWSEARKQNIQVPEQLAIVGFDDIELSRVLGITTIHNPIAEQAAQAFHRLWAVLGKQELEPQQLKFQLIERTTT comes from the coding sequence GTGTCCAAGTTCGATGAGATTATGAAGCAGTCCGGTTATTCGAAGGCCACGGTATCCAGAGTAATTAATCATTCGCGACATGTGAGCGACGAGGCTCGGCAGAAAATAACGGAAATCATGAAACAGCTGAACTATATACCGAACCGAAATGCCGTTTCGTTGTCCACCGGACAGACCAAGCAAATTGGAATTGTCACATCAGCAACCAACGAGATTATTCTTACATTCATGAATCAATTCATTGATACTGCGATGGATTATGGATTTCAGACCCTGATCTATACTTCGCGTGGAGATAAAGAGATTGAATTGCAGGCGTTCGAGGATTTGCGGAGTAAACGAGTGGATGGACTGGTGATTATGACTTGTGTCAACCATCCCGACAAACTGAAAGCCTACTGCGAGTATGGTCCAATTGTATCCTGGCAGCGGATGGGAAATGACGAAATTCCGTCAGTGGCTATGGATCAGGCGCAAGGCTATAGGCTGGCTCTTGAGCATTTGGTATCCAAAGGATATACACGCATTGCAAATGCCTTTGGCAGAGCGGAAAGTCTGAATACACAAAGCCGGCGACAAGCCTATGAATCTTTTATGGAAGATTACGGTCTCCCAATCCTGCGTGAAGCTTATCAATATTCGGTATTCAGCTCATCTGATGGAGAAGAGGCGATGCGAAGAATGGCAAGTGGGTCAGAACTTCCTCAAGCGGTGTTATGTTCGAATGATTATGCAGCTATCGGAATCTGGTCCGAAGCACGCAAACAGAATATACAAGTTCCCGAACAACTTGCTATTGTTGGTTTTGATGATATTGAGCTGTCCCGTGTGCTTGGAATAACCACGATACATAATCCGATTGCAGAACAGGCTGCGCAGGCCTTTCATCGATTATGGGCTGTCCTTGGCAAACAGGAGTTAGAACCTCAGCAATTGAAATTCCAACTGATCGAACGTACAACCACCTAA
- a CDS encoding macrolide family glycosyltransferase, which produces MARVLFINAGSEGHVNPTIGVVKELILRGEEVVYFTIEAYREQMEKTGAVVRTFDDQKFIKAFVSGGRDYLLERINGLLLTADIVIPTVLEQIKGEHFDYIIHDSMFGCGRLLAQILKLPAINSCTSFAQTEESFNHLMQRFFLDVPPEIVQPINDTFHSLTRRLKEKYDVEIPSPYEVFCNPAPLTLVYTTRDFQPSEEAFDQSYQFVGPSIFSRLTHEDFDLAAIKGKRLIYISLGTIFNQALEFYKLCFEVLGNTDHTVVMSVGDRTHITDLGAIPENFIVKRYVPQMDVLQSAKLFITHGGMNSTNEGLYFGVPLIVIPQSADQPIIAEQVVNRGAGISLQMKTLTANQLFEAVEHVLNTPSFEKAAASMQESFRKSGGYPYAVDAIFKFKAQHLIHR; this is translated from the coding sequence ATGGCACGCGTCTTATTTATTAATGCTGGATCAGAGGGACATGTCAATCCAACGATTGGCGTTGTGAAAGAGCTTATTTTACGCGGGGAAGAGGTCGTGTATTTCACAATTGAAGCGTATCGGGAACAAATGGAGAAGACGGGGGCTGTAGTCCGAACATTTGACGACCAAAAGTTCATTAAAGCGTTTGTCTCAGGTGGCAGAGATTATTTGCTTGAACGAATCAATGGTCTTTTGCTTACAGCAGATATCGTCATTCCAACCGTGCTTGAACAGATCAAGGGTGAGCATTTTGATTACATCATCCATGACTCCATGTTTGGCTGTGGACGCTTGCTTGCGCAAATTCTGAAGCTGCCTGCAATTAATTCATGCACTTCTTTTGCGCAGACCGAAGAATCTTTCAATCATTTGATGCAACGATTTTTCTTAGATGTTCCTCCCGAAATCGTCCAACCCATAAACGATACATTCCATAGCCTAACGAGAAGGTTAAAGGAAAAATATGATGTGGAGATTCCTTCTCCCTATGAAGTGTTTTGCAATCCTGCTCCGCTTACCCTCGTATATACAACAAGGGATTTCCAGCCTAGTGAAGAAGCATTCGACCAATCGTATCAATTTGTAGGACCGTCCATCTTCTCGCGATTAACACATGAAGACTTCGATCTGGCAGCAATTAAAGGGAAAAGACTTATTTATATTTCTCTGGGCACGATTTTTAACCAAGCTCTTGAGTTTTATAAGCTTTGTTTTGAAGTATTGGGGAATACCGATCATACTGTTGTCATGTCTGTAGGGGACAGAACACACATTACAGATTTGGGAGCGATTCCGGAAAATTTCATCGTTAAACGTTATGTGCCACAGATGGATGTATTACAATCCGCTAAATTATTTATCACTCATGGCGGGATGAACAGTACCAATGAAGGTTTATATTTTGGAGTTCCCCTTATTGTGATTCCCCAAAGTGCAGACCAGCCAATCATCGCTGAGCAGGTTGTCAATAGGGGAGCAGGCATCAGCTTACAAATGAAAACCTTGACTGCCAATCAGCTGTTTGAAGCAGTGGAACATGTATTAAACACTCCCTCTTTCGAGAAAGCTGCTGCGAGCATGCAGGAATCCTTCCGGAAATCAGGCGGGTATCCATACGCTGTTGATGCAATTTTCAAATTTAAGGCTCAACATCTCATTCACAGATAG
- a CDS encoding ROK family protein codes for MKIANAYLMKEININHVRQVMKRVETATKPQLASMTKLSVVTVNSLVKELCDMGELFEDETVPSNGGRPALTYRYNYDFSLALVMYINEKQGQDLITATVINLEDNMVFREEYTMPTFDQKHFYEIIGNVLAQHASIKVIGIGIPGQTVNGEITVSSHRQLEGIRMTEDLEAQFGLPVIMENDVNAAISGYCAKQELDEDQCVIGMYFPTHYPPGMGIHLDGKVVRGKLGMAGEVKYLPMGVDWYSSMEKELFIKTVCNMIQTVNAILAPNQVVIYQQMVEGDEVIQAWQMYQVELSMPSYPDIILIDSFREDFEAGMRWLALKALEPGLVQFN; via the coding sequence ATGAAAATAGCGAACGCGTATTTGATGAAAGAAATTAATATAAACCATGTACGCCAGGTTATGAAACGGGTGGAAACAGCAACCAAGCCACAACTGGCCTCAATGACCAAGCTCAGTGTAGTAACCGTCAATTCACTGGTTAAAGAGTTATGTGATATGGGGGAACTGTTTGAGGACGAGACGGTACCTTCGAACGGTGGCAGACCTGCATTAACCTACCGATATAATTACGATTTCAGTTTGGCTTTGGTCATGTATATCAACGAAAAGCAGGGACAGGATTTGATCACCGCTACCGTGATTAACCTAGAGGATAACATGGTGTTCAGAGAAGAATATACGATGCCTACGTTTGATCAGAAGCACTTCTATGAGATCATTGGGAACGTGCTGGCCCAGCATGCTTCCATTAAAGTGATTGGGATCGGTATTCCGGGGCAAACCGTGAATGGGGAAATTACGGTGAGCAGTCACCGGCAGTTAGAAGGTATCCGAATGACTGAAGATCTTGAAGCACAGTTCGGATTACCAGTCATCATGGAAAATGATGTGAATGCTGCAATTAGCGGATATTGTGCCAAACAGGAGTTAGACGAGGACCAGTGTGTCATCGGAATGTATTTTCCGACTCATTACCCGCCAGGTATGGGTATTCATCTGGATGGTAAAGTGGTCCGGGGAAAACTTGGCATGGCTGGGGAAGTGAAATACCTCCCTATGGGGGTTGATTGGTATAGCTCAATGGAAAAGGAATTGTTTATTAAAACGGTATGTAACATGATTCAAACGGTAAATGCGATCCTTGCGCCAAATCAGGTTGTCATTTACCAGCAGATGGTTGAAGGAGATGAAGTTATTCAAGCATGGCAAATGTATCAAGTCGAGCTGTCGATGCCATCTTATCCTGACATCATTCTGATTGATTCGTTTCGGGAGGATTTTGAAGCAGGGATGCGATGGTTAGCACTGAAAGCGTTGGAACCGGGTTTGGTCCAATTTAATTGA